In one Brevibacillus choshinensis genomic region, the following are encoded:
- the rpsL gene encoding 30S ribosomal protein S12 has protein sequence MPTINQLVRKGREDKVVKSKSPALQKGYNSFKKSQTNQSSPQKRGVCTRVGTMTPKKPNSALRKYARVRLTNGIEVTAYIGGIGHNLQEHSVVLVRGGRVKDLPGVRYHIVRGALDTAGVNNRKQGRSKYGTKRPKPGQAAAAAKKK, from the coding sequence ATGCCTACAATTAACCAATTGGTACGTAAAGGTCGCGAGGATAAGGTTGTGAAGTCGAAGTCCCCAGCTCTTCAAAAAGGGTACAACAGCTTCAAGAAAAGCCAAACCAACCAAAGCTCTCCTCAAAAACGTGGTGTTTGCACCCGTGTAGGTACCATGACTCCGAAAAAACCAAACTCCGCGTTGCGTAAATACGCTCGTGTGCGTTTGACTAACGGTATCGAGGTAACAGCTTACATCGGTGGTATTGGCCACAACCTGCAAGAGCATAGCGTCGTGCTTGTGCGCGGCGGTCGTGTAAAAGACTTGCCAGGGGTACGCTACCATATCGTTCGTGGTGCTCTTGACACTGCTGGTGTGAACAACCGTAAACAAGGTCGTTCCAAATACGGTACTAAGCGTCCGAAGCCAGGTCAAGCAGCTGCAGCAGCGAAAAAGAAATAA
- the fusA gene encoding elongation factor G, with the protein MAREFSLPNTRNIGIMAHIDAGKTTTTERILFYTGRVHKIGEVHEGAATMDWMEQEQERGITITSAATTAQWNGHRINIIDTPGHVDFTVEVERSLRVLDGAVTVFDAKGGVEPQTETVWRQADRYGVPRMCYINKMDIIGANFDMCLGQIKSRLGANPVAIQYPIGAEDQFKGMVDLIEMKAIVYTDDLGKTSDSAEIPADLKDRCEELRLALVEAAAEQDEELMMKYLEGEELTNDEIRAALRKGTIECKLTPVMCGSSYRNKGVQPMLDNVVTYLPSPVDIPAIKGTLPDTEDEVERPADDNGPFSALAFKIMTDPYVGRLTFFRVYSGVLNSGSYVLNSTKGKRERVGRILQMHANHREEIQTVYSGDIAAAVGLKDTTTGDTLCDEKSPVILESMDFPEPVISVAIEPKSKADQDKMGIGLSKLAEEDPTFRTRTDEETGQTIISGMGELHLEIIVDRLKREFKVESNVGAPQVAYRETFRKPAKVEGKFVRQSGGRGQYGHVWVEFAPLEAGQGFQFENKIVGGVVPREYIPAVQAGIEESMKNGVIAGFPLVDIKATVVDGSYHDVDSSEMAFKVAGSLALKEAAKKCGAVLLEPIMKVEVTMPEEYMGDVMGDLNSRRGRIEGMEARANVQVIRAMVPLSEMFGYSTVLRSRTQGRGVYSMVIDHYEEVPKFIAEEIVKKSKGE; encoded by the coding sequence ATGGCTCGCGAGTTCTCTTTGCCGAATACGCGTAATATCGGTATCATGGCTCACATCGATGCTGGTAAAACGACAACGACTGAGCGTATTCTGTTCTACACTGGTCGCGTTCATAAAATTGGTGAGGTGCACGAAGGTGCAGCTACCATGGACTGGATGGAACAAGAGCAAGAGCGCGGTATTACCATCACTTCGGCTGCTACTACTGCTCAATGGAATGGTCATCGAATCAACATCATCGACACACCAGGCCACGTAGACTTCACTGTAGAAGTTGAGCGCTCCCTGCGCGTTCTTGACGGTGCTGTAACCGTTTTTGACGCAAAAGGTGGCGTTGAGCCGCAAACCGAAACTGTATGGCGCCAAGCTGACCGCTACGGCGTACCGCGTATGTGCTACATCAACAAAATGGATATCATCGGTGCTAACTTCGATATGTGCTTGGGCCAGATCAAATCTCGCCTGGGTGCTAATCCAGTAGCAATCCAATATCCAATTGGTGCAGAAGACCAATTCAAAGGCATGGTTGACCTGATCGAAATGAAGGCAATCGTATACACTGATGACTTGGGTAAAACTTCTGACTCTGCTGAAATTCCAGCTGATCTGAAAGACAGATGTGAAGAGCTTCGCCTCGCTTTGGTTGAAGCAGCAGCAGAACAAGACGAAGAGCTCATGATGAAGTACTTGGAAGGCGAAGAGCTGACCAACGACGAAATTCGTGCTGCTCTGCGTAAGGGTACTATCGAGTGCAAATTGACACCTGTAATGTGCGGTTCTTCTTATCGTAACAAAGGTGTTCAACCTATGCTCGATAACGTAGTAACTTATCTGCCATCTCCGGTAGATATCCCTGCTATCAAAGGTACTCTTCCTGACACTGAAGACGAAGTTGAACGTCCTGCTGACGACAACGGTCCGTTCTCTGCTCTTGCGTTCAAGATCATGACTGACCCGTATGTAGGCCGTCTGACTTTCTTCCGCGTATACTCCGGCGTTCTGAATTCCGGTTCTTACGTGCTCAACTCTACCAAAGGTAAACGCGAGCGTGTTGGTCGTATCCTGCAAATGCACGCAAACCACCGCGAAGAGATCCAAACGGTTTACTCCGGTGACATTGCTGCAGCTGTTGGTTTGAAAGATACCACAACTGGTGACACTCTGTGTGATGAAAAGTCTCCTGTAATTCTGGAGTCCATGGATTTCCCAGAGCCAGTTATCTCTGTTGCGATCGAACCAAAATCCAAAGCAGACCAAGACAAGATGGGTATCGGCCTGTCCAAACTGGCTGAAGAGGATCCAACGTTCAGAACTCGTACAGATGAAGAAACAGGTCAAACGATCATCTCTGGTATGGGTGAGCTTCACCTGGAGATCATTGTTGACCGTCTGAAACGCGAATTTAAAGTCGAGTCGAACGTAGGTGCACCACAGGTTGCTTACCGTGAAACATTCCGTAAGCCAGCTAAAGTGGAAGGTAAATTCGTTCGTCAGTCCGGTGGTCGTGGTCAATACGGTCACGTTTGGGTGGAGTTTGCTCCTCTCGAGGCTGGTCAAGGCTTCCAATTCGAAAACAAAATCGTCGGTGGTGTAGTACCGCGTGAATACATCCCTGCTGTTCAAGCGGGTATCGAAGAATCGATGAAAAATGGTGTTATCGCTGGCTTCCCGCTGGTAGATATCAAAGCTACTGTTGTAGATGGTAGCTACCATGATGTCGACTCCTCCGAGATGGCATTTAAAGTAGCAGGTTCCCTCGCACTGAAGGAAGCTGCGAAAAAATGTGGCGCAGTATTGCTCGAGCCAATCATGAAAGTAGAAGTTACAATGCCTGAAGAGTACATGGGCGATGTTATGGGTGACCTGAACTCCCGTCGTGGTCGTATCGAAGGTATGGAAGCTCGTGCTAACGTACAAGTAATCCGTGCTATGGTACCACTGTCCGAGATGTTTGGTTATTCTACAGTTCTTCGTTCCCGTACCCAAGGCCGTGGCGTTTACTCCATGGTTATCGACCACTACGAAGAAGTACCGAAATTCATCGCTGAAGAAATCGTTAAGAAATCCAAAGGCGAATAA
- the rpsG gene encoding 30S ribosomal protein S7 has protein sequence MPRKGPVTRRDVLPDPIHNSKLVTRLINRLMLDGKRGVAQNILYNAFDIIQERTGRNPMEVFEEALKNVMPVLEVKARRVGGANYQVPIEVKPERRTTLGLRWMVNYSRNRGEKTMEQRLANEIMDAANNTGAAVKKREDTHKMAEANKAFAHYRW, from the coding sequence ATGCCTCGTAAAGGTCCTGTAACCCGTCGTGACGTGCTGCCTGACCCTATTCACAACAGCAAACTGGTTACTCGTTTGATTAACCGTCTGATGTTGGATGGTAAGCGCGGTGTAGCTCAGAACATTCTCTACAACGCATTTGACATCATCCAGGAGCGCACAGGTCGCAACCCGATGGAAGTTTTCGAAGAAGCACTGAAAAACGTAATGCCAGTACTTGAAGTTAAAGCTCGCCGTGTAGGTGGTGCTAACTACCAAGTACCAATCGAAGTAAAACCGGAGCGCCGCACCACTCTTGGTCTGCGTTGGATGGTTAACTACTCCCGTAACCGCGGTGAGAAAACCATGGAACAACGTCTGGCTAACGAGATCATGGATGCTGCTAACAACACCGGTGCAGCAGTGAAAAAGCGTGAAGACACGCACAAGATGGCTGAAGCGAACAAAGCGTTTGCTCACTATCGTTGGTAG
- a CDS encoding 50S ribosomal protein L7ae-like protein, with amino-acid sequence MSYEKVERAKELTIGIKQTIKAVENQQVEAVYIAIDADKRLTQKVELLCKEKGVPVIHVDSMHRLGKACGIEVGAATAAIKKSG; translated from the coding sequence ATGTCTTATGAAAAAGTAGAGCGGGCCAAGGAGTTAACGATCGGTATCAAACAAACGATTAAAGCTGTTGAAAACCAACAGGTAGAAGCGGTATATATCGCTATTGATGCTGATAAGCGTTTGACCCAAAAAGTCGAGCTCCTTTGCAAAGAGAAGGGTGTTCCAGTCATTCATGTAGATTCCATGCATCGTTTAGGCAAAGCGTGCGGAATCGAAGTGGGAGCGGCTACTGCCGCGATTAAAAAAAGTGGTTAA
- the rpoC gene encoding DNA-directed RNA polymerase subunit beta' produces MIDVNNFEYMKIGLASPDKIRSWSFGEVKKPETINYRTLKPEKDGLFCERIFGPTKDWECHCGKYKRVRYKGVVCDRCGVEVTRAKVRRERMGHIELAAPVSHIWYFKGIPSRMGLVLDMSPRSLEEVIYFASYVVTDPGDTPLDKKQLLSEKEYRNYREKYGHSFQAMMGAEAIKRLLAEIDLDKDVETLKEDLKTAQGQRRNRAIKRLEVLEAFRNSGNHPDWMVLDVLPVIPPELRPMVQLDGGRFATSDLNDLYRRVINRNNRLKRLLELGAPDIIVQNEKRMLQEAVDALIDNGRRGRPVTGPGNRPLKSLSHMLKGKQGRFRQNLLGKRVDYSGRSVIVVGPNLKMYQCGLPKEMALELFKPFVMKELVAKGLAHNIKSAKRKVERVQPEVWDVLEDVIREHPVLLNRAPTLHRLGIQAFEPVLVEGRAIRLHPLVCTAYNADFDGDQMAVHVPLSAEAQAEARILMLAAQNILNPKDGKPVVTPSQDMVLGSYYLTLEREGDRGEGTIYRDPHDAIAAYQQGFVSLQTRIAIPAKSLKKTSFTERQENALLVTTVGKVIFNEIFPPELPFINSPTKSNLQNMVPDEYFIFEKGTDVTAFVKALPDPGAVKKGFLGTIISECFRRFGTMKTSMILDKIKELGFTYSTKAGITIAVADIAVPGKKKDILDEADAKVATVMTQFRRGLITEDERYDRVISIWSKAKDEVTEVLMKSMDKFNAIFMMANSGARGNVSQITQLAGMRGLMANPSGRIIELPIKSNFREGLTVLEYFISTHGARKGLADTALRTADSGYLTRRLVDVAQDVIVRERDCGTDKGIRVTAIKDGKEEIEKLSDRLIGRTCFETLRHPVTKEVIIGRNEEISEEVAEYIENEGITEVYIRNVLACRTSHGVCKLCYGRNLATGAEVEVGEAVGIIAAQSIGEPGTQLTMRTFHTGGVAGDDITQGLPRIQELFEARNPKGQAVISEIDAEVVDIREGKDRREIEVRGEAENKVYAAPYGSRIKVSVGAKLNAGDELTEGSVDPKEMLKVRGMRGVSNYILQEVQKVYRMQGVEINDKHVEVMIRQMLRKLRVIDSGDTDLLPGSYVEVPEFEQANAKVLIEGRSPAVGRPVLLGITKASLETDSFLSAASFQETTRVLTDAAIKGKVDRLLGLKENVIIGKLVPAGTGMSRYRNIKVASQVDYETELEALNAQQEAVSVE; encoded by the coding sequence GTGATAGACGTGAACAACTTCGAATATATGAAGATCGGCTTGGCTTCCCCCGATAAGATCCGTTCGTGGTCTTTCGGGGAAGTCAAAAAGCCGGAGACGATCAACTACCGTACACTGAAACCGGAAAAAGACGGCTTGTTCTGTGAACGCATCTTTGGACCGACCAAAGACTGGGAGTGCCATTGCGGTAAATACAAGCGCGTTCGTTATAAAGGTGTTGTGTGCGATCGTTGCGGCGTGGAAGTGACTCGCGCCAAAGTACGTCGTGAGCGTATGGGGCACATTGAACTGGCTGCCCCAGTTTCTCACATCTGGTACTTCAAAGGGATTCCAAGCCGTATGGGTTTGGTTCTCGATATGTCTCCGCGTTCCCTGGAAGAAGTAATCTACTTTGCTTCTTATGTTGTAACTGACCCAGGCGATACACCTCTCGATAAAAAGCAGCTACTCTCCGAAAAAGAGTACCGCAACTATCGGGAAAAATACGGCCACTCTTTCCAAGCGATGATGGGTGCAGAAGCGATCAAGCGTCTGCTCGCTGAGATCGATCTGGATAAAGATGTGGAAACGTTGAAAGAAGATCTGAAAACGGCACAAGGACAACGTCGCAACCGTGCGATCAAACGTCTGGAAGTACTCGAGGCTTTCCGCAACTCCGGTAACCACCCGGATTGGATGGTACTGGACGTACTGCCAGTGATCCCGCCAGAGCTTCGTCCGATGGTTCAATTGGATGGTGGCCGCTTCGCTACCTCCGACCTGAACGATCTGTACCGTCGTGTGATCAACCGGAACAACCGTCTGAAGCGCCTGCTCGAACTGGGTGCTCCTGACATTATCGTACAAAACGAAAAGCGGATGCTGCAGGAAGCAGTGGACGCGCTTATCGATAATGGTCGTCGTGGACGTCCAGTAACAGGACCGGGTAACCGTCCGTTGAAATCCCTCAGCCACATGCTGAAAGGGAAACAAGGACGCTTCCGCCAAAACCTGCTCGGTAAACGTGTTGACTACTCCGGTCGTTCCGTTATCGTAGTAGGACCAAACCTGAAGATGTATCAGTGCGGTTTGCCAAAAGAAATGGCACTGGAACTCTTCAAGCCGTTCGTGATGAAAGAACTGGTGGCAAAAGGCCTCGCTCACAACATCAAGAGCGCAAAGCGCAAGGTAGAACGCGTTCAGCCTGAAGTATGGGACGTTCTCGAAGATGTTATTCGCGAGCATCCAGTACTGCTGAACCGTGCCCCCACTTTGCACCGTCTGGGTATCCAGGCGTTTGAACCAGTATTGGTTGAAGGTCGCGCAATCCGTCTGCATCCACTCGTATGTACTGCATACAACGCGGACTTTGACGGTGACCAAATGGCTGTACACGTTCCGTTGTCCGCTGAGGCGCAAGCAGAAGCACGCATCCTCATGCTGGCAGCGCAAAATATCTTGAACCCGAAAGACGGTAAGCCAGTAGTAACTCCATCCCAGGATATGGTGCTTGGTTCTTACTACCTTACGTTGGAACGGGAAGGCGACCGCGGTGAGGGTACCATCTATCGTGACCCGCACGATGCAATTGCAGCGTACCAACAAGGCTTTGTGAGCTTGCAGACGCGTATTGCCATTCCAGCGAAGAGCCTGAAGAAAACCAGCTTTACCGAACGTCAAGAGAATGCACTGCTCGTCACAACTGTAGGGAAAGTGATCTTCAATGAGATCTTCCCACCAGAGCTGCCGTTCATTAATTCTCCGACAAAATCAAACCTGCAAAACATGGTTCCGGATGAGTACTTTATTTTCGAAAAAGGTACCGATGTAACCGCGTTTGTCAAAGCTCTTCCAGATCCGGGTGCTGTGAAAAAAGGCTTCCTGGGTACAATCATCTCCGAGTGCTTCCGTCGCTTCGGTACTATGAAAACATCGATGATCCTCGACAAAATCAAAGAACTCGGCTTTACGTATTCCACGAAAGCCGGTATCACGATTGCCGTAGCGGACATTGCTGTACCAGGTAAGAAGAAAGACATCCTCGATGAAGCCGATGCTAAAGTCGCAACTGTCATGACGCAATTCCGTCGCGGTCTGATTACCGAAGACGAGCGCTATGACCGCGTTATCTCCATTTGGTCCAAAGCCAAGGATGAGGTAACTGAAGTGTTGATGAAATCGATGGATAAGTTCAATGCGATCTTCATGATGGCGAACTCCGGTGCCCGTGGTAACGTATCCCAGATCACTCAGCTGGCTGGTATGCGCGGTCTGATGGCCAACCCATCTGGTCGAATCATCGAGTTGCCGATTAAATCGAACTTCCGTGAAGGTCTGACCGTATTGGAGTACTTTATCTCCACGCACGGTGCGCGGAAAGGTCTCGCCGATACGGCATTGCGTACAGCGGACTCGGGTTACTTGACCCGTCGTCTCGTAGACGTTGCCCAAGACGTGATTGTCCGCGAAAGAGATTGTGGAACCGATAAAGGTATTCGCGTTACAGCTATCAAGGATGGTAAGGAAGAAATCGAGAAGCTGTCTGACCGTCTCATTGGACGTACATGCTTCGAGACGCTGCGTCATCCTGTAACCAAAGAAGTAATTATCGGCCGCAACGAGGAGATTTCCGAAGAAGTTGCCGAGTATATCGAGAATGAAGGCATTACAGAAGTATATATCCGTAATGTACTTGCTTGCCGTACCAGCCATGGTGTCTGCAAGTTGTGCTACGGACGCAACCTGGCAACAGGTGCCGAAGTGGAAGTTGGGGAAGCAGTTGGTATCATCGCTGCTCAGTCCATTGGTGAGCCTGGTACACAGTTGACCATGCGTACCTTCCATACCGGTGGGGTTGCGGGAGATGATATTACCCAAGGTTTGCCGCGTATTCAGGAGCTTTTCGAAGCACGTAATCCGAAAGGGCAAGCCGTTATCTCCGAGATCGACGCGGAAGTGGTCGATATTCGCGAAGGTAAAGATCGTCGTGAAATTGAAGTTCGTGGGGAAGCCGAAAACAAAGTGTATGCTGCTCCGTATGGCTCGCGTATCAAGGTCTCTGTTGGTGCCAAGCTGAATGCCGGGGATGAGCTCACTGAGGGTTCTGTAGACCCGAAAGAAATGCTGAAAGTTCGCGGCATGCGCGGCGTTTCCAACTACATCTTGCAAGAGGTACAAAAAGTTTACCGTATGCAAGGGGTAGAAATTAACGACAAGCACGTTGAGGTTATGATTCGTCAGATGCTCCGCAAACTGCGTGTCATCGACAGTGGCGATACAGATCTCTTGCCAGGCTCTTATGTAGAAGTTCCTGAGTTCGAGCAAGCGAACGCAAAAGTTTTGATCGAAGGCAGAAGTCCTGCAGTTGGCCGTCCGGTTCTTTTGGGGATTACAAAAGCGTCCCTCGAAACCGACTCCTTCCTGTCGGCAGCTTCCTTCCAAGAAACGACTCGTGTTCTTACCGATGCAGCGATCAAAGGAAAAGTGGACCGCCTGCTAGGTCTGAAAGAGAATGTAATTATTGGGAAACTGGTACCAGCTGGTACAGGTATGTCCCGTTACCGCAATATCAAAGTAGCAAGTCAAGTAGATTACGAAACAGAGCTTGAAGCGTTGAACGCGCAACAAGAAGCAGTTTCTGTCGAGTAG
- the rpoB gene encoding DNA-directed RNA polymerase subunit beta, which translates to MAGKVIQSGRHRQRRTYSRINEVLGLPNLIEIQQKSYQWFLDEGLREMFQDISPIQDFTGNLVLEFIDYSLGEPKYDVDESKERDVTYAAPLRVKVRLLNKETGEVKEQEVFMGDFPLMTETGTFIINGAERVIVSQLVRSPSVYYNTKVDKNGKQTFTATVIPNRGAWLELETDAKDVIYVRIDRTRKIPVTVLLRALGFGSDIEILNLLGEDEYIKNTLEKDNTDSTEKALIEIYERLRPGEPPTVENAKSLLISRFFDPKRYDLASVGRYKMNKKLHLKNRLYNQRLAETLVDTSTGEMFAEAGQMIDRRILDRILPALEGDINFIDVRTHGGVLEDEAIHLQSINIFSPIEDGKIIKVIGNGNVDKSFKHITPSDIVSAINYFMNLLHGVGSTDDIDHLGNRRLRSVGELLQNQFRIGLSRMERVVRERMSIQDQNQITPQALINIRPVIASLKEFFGSSQLSQFMDQTNPLAELTHKRRLSALGPGGLTRERAGFEVRDVHHSHYGRMCPIETPEGPNIGLINSLSSFARINDYGFIETPRRKVDPETGYVLTDISYLTADEEDVFNVAQANQPLDEVGRFVNDMVICRRKGEILSVPRDKVDFMDVSPKQVVSVATALIPFLENDDANRALMGSNMQRQAVPLLIPQAPFVGTGMEHKAAQDSGVAIVAKHPGQVERVTAREIWIRRYKEIDGKKVAGDIDKYKMHKFIRSNQGTCINQRPIVSRGDWIEKGDIIGDGPSTEKGELALGRNVIVAFMTWEGYNYEDAILLSEKLVKDDVYTSIHIEEYESEARDTKLGPEEITRDIPNVGEDALKNLDERGIIRVGAEIQDGDILVGKVTPKGVTELTAEERLLHAIFGEKAREVRDTSLRVPHGGSGIIVDVKVFTRENGDELPPGVNQLVRVYIAQKRKISVGDKMAGRHGNKGVIARIMAEEDMPFLPDGSPVEIVLNPLGVPSRMNIGQVLETHLGMAAKLLGIHVATPVFDGARQAEVFETLDEAGLDRDGKTILFDGRTGEPFDRRVTVGCVYMLKLAHLVDDKIHARSTGPYSLVTQQPLGGKAQFGGQRFGEMEVWALEAYGAAYTLQEILTVKSDDVVGRVKTYEAIVKGENVPEPGVPESFKVLIKELQSLGMDVKILSGDEQEIEMREMEDEDEGSGEKLNLVLEGGSLNEDE; encoded by the coding sequence TTGGCAGGTAAAGTGATTCAAAGTGGCCGACACCGCCAGCGTCGTACGTATTCACGTATTAACGAAGTGCTGGGCCTTCCAAATCTCATCGAGATTCAGCAAAAGTCCTACCAATGGTTCCTTGATGAGGGGCTCCGTGAGATGTTCCAAGACATTTCGCCAATCCAGGACTTCACAGGTAATCTCGTGCTGGAGTTTATCGACTACAGCTTGGGAGAACCGAAGTACGATGTTGACGAGTCGAAAGAACGTGACGTCACCTATGCGGCGCCTCTGCGTGTGAAGGTACGTTTGTTGAACAAAGAGACGGGTGAAGTGAAGGAACAAGAAGTCTTCATGGGGGATTTCCCGCTCATGACTGAAACGGGAACCTTCATTATTAACGGGGCTGAGCGTGTCATTGTCAGCCAGCTTGTTCGTTCCCCCAGTGTATATTACAACACCAAAGTGGACAAAAACGGCAAGCAGACGTTTACAGCTACTGTAATCCCGAATCGTGGGGCATGGCTGGAGTTGGAGACCGATGCGAAAGACGTAATTTATGTCCGCATCGACCGTACGCGAAAAATCCCGGTAACGGTTCTTTTGCGTGCACTGGGCTTTGGTTCTGACATCGAGATCCTCAACTTACTGGGTGAAGACGAGTACATCAAGAACACGCTGGAAAAAGACAATACCGACTCTACTGAGAAAGCGCTGATCGAAATCTATGAGCGCCTTCGTCCGGGTGAGCCACCAACAGTCGAAAACGCGAAGAGCCTTTTGATCTCTCGCTTCTTCGATCCAAAGCGTTATGACCTCGCTTCTGTTGGTCGTTACAAAATGAACAAAAAGCTTCATCTGAAAAACCGCCTGTACAATCAACGTTTGGCAGAAACATTGGTAGATACGAGCACGGGCGAGATGTTTGCCGAAGCTGGTCAAATGATCGATCGTCGTATCTTGGATCGTATCCTGCCAGCACTTGAAGGGGACATCAACTTCATTGACGTTCGTACACATGGCGGCGTTTTGGAAGACGAAGCGATTCATCTGCAATCAATTAATATTTTCTCTCCGATTGAAGATGGAAAAATCATCAAGGTAATCGGAAACGGAAATGTAGATAAATCGTTCAAACATATTACCCCTTCCGATATTGTATCGGCGATTAACTACTTCATGAACCTCCTGCACGGTGTAGGTTCTACAGACGATATTGACCACTTGGGTAACCGTCGTCTTCGTTCCGTGGGTGAGCTCTTGCAGAACCAGTTCCGTATCGGGTTGTCTCGTATGGAGCGCGTAGTACGCGAGCGCATGTCCATCCAGGATCAGAACCAGATTACACCGCAGGCACTGATCAACATCCGTCCAGTGATTGCTTCACTGAAGGAGTTCTTCGGAAGCTCGCAGTTGTCTCAGTTCATGGACCAAACAAACCCGCTTGCTGAGCTGACGCACAAACGTCGTCTCTCTGCACTCGGACCTGGTGGTTTGACACGTGAGCGCGCTGGCTTTGAAGTGCGTGACGTTCACCATTCCCACTACGGTCGTATGTGTCCAATTGAAACGCCAGAGGGTCCAAACATCGGTTTGATCAACTCCCTGTCGTCCTTTGCACGCATCAACGACTACGGATTTATTGAGACGCCTCGTCGTAAGGTAGACCCAGAGACCGGTTACGTTTTGACCGATATCAGCTACCTGACAGCGGATGAAGAAGATGTGTTCAACGTGGCTCAGGCAAACCAACCACTCGATGAAGTAGGACGCTTTGTCAACGACATGGTTATTTGCCGACGTAAAGGTGAGATCCTGAGCGTACCACGTGACAAGGTTGACTTCATGGACGTATCGCCGAAACAGGTTGTATCTGTCGCGACAGCATTGATTCCGTTCCTGGAAAACGATGACGCCAACCGCGCGCTGATGGGTTCCAACATGCAGCGGCAGGCCGTTCCGCTTTTGATTCCACAAGCACCGTTCGTCGGTACTGGTATGGAACACAAAGCAGCACAGGATTCCGGGGTAGCGATCGTAGCCAAGCATCCGGGTCAAGTAGAACGTGTGACTGCCCGTGAGATCTGGATTCGTCGTTACAAGGAAATCGACGGCAAGAAAGTTGCTGGGGATATCGACAAGTACAAAATGCATAAATTTATCCGTTCCAACCAGGGTACGTGTATCAACCAACGCCCGATCGTAAGCCGCGGCGACTGGATTGAAAAAGGCGATATCATTGGTGACGGCCCATCCACTGAAAAAGGTGAATTGGCTCTCGGTCGTAACGTGATCGTCGCGTTTATGACGTGGGAAGGGTACAACTATGAAGATGCGATTCTTCTAAGTGAAAAACTGGTTAAAGATGACGTTTATACGTCTATCCATATCGAGGAATACGAATCCGAAGCTCGTGACACCAAGCTCGGTCCAGAAGAAATCACGCGTGACATCCCGAACGTAGGGGAAGACGCGCTGAAAAACCTGGACGAACGCGGAATTATCCGTGTGGGTGCGGAAATTCAGGATGGCGATATTCTGGTAGGTAAGGTTACACCTAAAGGGGTTACCGAGCTGACAGCAGAAGAGCGACTCTTGCACGCGATTTTCGGAGAAAAAGCACGTGAAGTTCGCGATACATCCCTGCGCGTACCGCATGGTGGTTCCGGTATTATCGTAGACGTAAAAGTATTTACACGTGAGAACGGCGACGAGCTGCCTCCTGGCGTAAATCAACTTGTACGTGTCTACATCGCCCAAAAACGGAAAATCTCCGTGGGTGACAAAATGGCGGGACGCCATGGTAACAAAGGGGTTATTGCCCGGATCATGGCCGAAGAAGACATGCCGTTCCTGCCAGATGGATCGCCAGTAGAGATCGTTCTCAACCCGTTGGGTGTACCTTCGCGGATGAACATCGGTCAGGTACTGGAGACTCACTTGGGTATGGCAGCCAAGCTCTTGGGTATTCACGTGGCAACACCGGTATTTGACGGTGCGCGCCAAGCAGAAGTATTCGAAACACTGGATGAAGCCGGGTTGGACCGTGACGGAAAAACGATCCTGTTCGATGGTCGTACAGGTGAACCGTTTGATCGCCGTGTTACAGTCGGTTGTGTATACATGCTGAAACTGGCTCACTTGGTGGATGACAAGATCCACGCCCGTTCTACGGGACCATACTCTCTCGTTACCCAGCAGCCATTGGGCGGTAAAGCTCAATTTGGTGGACAACGTTTCGGGGAGATGGAGGTTTGGGCACTGGAAGCATACGGTGCTGCCTACACCTTGCAGGAAATCCTTACCGTCAAGTCCGATGACGTCGTGGGTCGCGTGAAAACGTACGAAGCGATTGTCAAAGGAGAAAACGTTCCAGAACCAGGCGTTCCTGAGTCGTTCAAAGTATTGATCAAGGAACTGCAAAGCTTGGGTATGGACGTGAAGATCCTGTCTGGAGACGAGCAAGAGATTGAAATGCGTGAAATGGAAGACGAGGATGAGGGTAGCGGTGAAAAACTGAACCTCGTACTCGAAGGCGGAAGCTTGAACGAGGACGAGTAA